The following coding sequences are from one Ornithodoros turicata isolate Travis chromosome 1, ASM3712646v1, whole genome shotgun sequence window:
- the LOC135390841 gene encoding uncharacterized protein K02A2.6-like, with protein MAQGNATSGGKQATALTFGAFEEFIPGTGSAWPSYLERLEFYFTANDITSSDKKRAVLCTQHTSTRNLRLSSENLRFQFGKRDQRPGESVADYVAELRRLSEHCAFGSTLDDMLRDRLVCGLRDESLQRRLLAESNLTFTLAQDKAIVAEYALRETDVYSLQKDGVAGGAKPNRTKPKHDSAGQPTSASTKCFRRGGVHVPDDCPFRHAVCHYCKQRGHIVKVCRKKAKARRSPTTQKSSSGRPDGHRRGRGADVYGVFQITAEEPAVRVSVEVNGQPLEMEVDSGAVCLMVNERTFRRLRLSKHKLQLCELRLRTYSQQELRVLGSATVNACYKGRQERLRVVVVKGAGVSLLGRDWFKALGIEVKIHRLDAGVKNLGSSTTPVLRKYAKVFQPGLGKSKGPPVRVEVEPTAQPKFYKARPVPFALLPKVDEALDKLVEQGILEPVRHSSWATPIVPVVKKNGAIRVCGDYKSSVNPVVRWETYPLPTPEELFSKLSCCSLFSKLDLGQAYQQLTVDKETADLLTITTHRGLFRVTRLPFGVGVAVAIFQRYMEELLQGLDGVQVYLDDILVGGKNEEEHNTRLEAVLRRILEDGVRLNKDKCLFGVKEVIFWDTRSAPAESSQLMTKLRLSMKHLHQNARRNYRPSSEH; from the exons ATGGCGCAAGGCAACGCAACCAGCGGCGGGAAGCAAGCAACTGCATTAACATTCGGAGCCTTCGAAGAATTTATTCCCGGTACGGGTTCTGCTTGGCCTTCATACCTGGAAAGGTTAGAATTTTACTTCACCGCCAACGACATCACTTCAAGCGACAAGAAGCGAGCTGTGCTGTGCACG CAACACACTTCAACCCGAAACCTTCGGTTATCGTCGGAAAACCTTCGGTTCCAGTTCGGGAAGCGTGACCAGCGGCCTGGGGAAAGTGTTGCCGACTATGTCGCCGAACTTCGTCGGTTGTCCGAACACTGTGCCTTTGGGTCAACGCTTGACGACATGCTTAGAGACAGACTTGTCTGTGGACTTCGTGACGAGTCTCTCCAGCGACGACTGTTAGCTGAGTCCAACTTGACCTTCACCTTGGCTCAGGACAAGGCGATAGTAGCAGAATATGCTCTTCGTGAGACCGATGTTTACAGTCTTCAGAAGGATGGCGTCGCAGGAGGTGCTAAGCCTAACAGAACGAAGCCGAAACATGACAGTGCAGGACAGCCAACCAGTGCATCAACGAAATGCTTCCGCCGCGGAGGAGTTCACGTACCGGACGACTGTCCGTTTCGACACGCAGTATGCCATTACTGCAAACAACGGGGCCACATCGTGAAAGTTTGCCGGAAGAAAGCTAAGGCGAGACGTTCGCCGACGACGCAAAAATCTTCAAGCGGGAGACCAGACGGCCACCGTCGTGGTCGAGGAGCCGACGTTTACGGCGTTTTCCAAATAACAGCTGAAGAACCAGCGGTCCGCGTGTCGGTAGAAGTCAATGGACAGCCTCTTGAAATGGAGGTGGACTCGGGAGCAGTTTGCCTTATGGTCAATGAGAGGACCTTTCGGCGACTTCGTCTGTCCAAACACAAACTTCAGCTCTGTGAGCTCCGCCTTCGTACGTATAGCCAACAGGAGTTGAGGGTATTGGGTTCCGCAACTGTAAATGCTTGCTACAAGGGTCGTCAAGAGCGACTGCGCGTGGTGGTCGTCAAGGGAGCTGGTGTGAGTCTACTTGGCAGGGATTGGTTCAAGGCCCTGGGAATTGAGGTGAAGATCCATCGACTGGATGCCGGTGTCAAGAACCTAGGCTCTTCAACAACGCCGGTGCTGCGTAAATACGCAAAGGTCTTCCAACCAGGATTGGGAAAGAGCAAGGGACCGCCAGTAAGGGTAGAAGTGGAACCTACCGCCCAGCCAAAGTTTTACAAGGCAAGACCAGTGCCCTTTGCATTGTTGCCAAAGGTGGATGAAGCTTTGGACAAACTTGTTGAACAAGGCATCCTTGAGCCGGTTAGACATTCATCGTGGGCCACACCTATCGTGCCAGTGGTCAAGAAGAACGGCGCAATAAGGGTATGCGGGGACTACAAAAGTTCTGTTAATCCCGTTGTCCGATGGGAAACTTATCCACTGCCCACTCCAGAAGAACTGTTCTCGAAACTTTCTTGTTGTTCGCTGTTTTCAAAGCTTGATCTGGGTCAAGCGTACCAGCAGCTGACAGTGGATAAGGAGACTGCCGATCTGTTAACCATTACTACGCATCGTGGACTGTTCCGTGTCACACGTCTACCCTTCGGAGTGGGAGTAGCTGTTGCTATATTCCAGCGTTATATGGAGGAACTGTTGCAAGGCCTCGATGGAGTGCAGGTTTACCTTGACGACATACTGGTAGGCGGCAAGAATGAGGAAGAACACAACACCCGGCTTGAAGCTGTACTGCGAAGGATCCTTGAGGATGGTGTCCGCTTAAACAAGGACAAGTGCCTGTTTGGTGTAAAGGAAGTCATTTTTTGGGACACAAGATCAGCGCCGGCGGAATCCAGCCAACTGATGACAAAGTTAAGGCTATCCATGAAGCACCTGCACCAAAATGCAAGAAGGA